One segment of Rosa chinensis cultivar Old Blush chromosome 6, RchiOBHm-V2, whole genome shotgun sequence DNA contains the following:
- the LOC112169919 gene encoding acetyltransferase At1g77540, whose product MATTDEVEGSAPKIVWNEAKQRFESEDQKAYIDYVLREKGKVMDLVHTYVPSSKRGLGLASHLCVAAFNHAKANSMSVIPTCSYVSDTFLPKNPSWNSLLYSPETKSSI is encoded by the exons ATGGCTACAACAGACGAGGTCGAAGGATCGGCTCCAAAGATAGTGTGGAACGAAGCGAAGCAGAGGTTCGAGTCAGAGGACCAGAAAGCCTACATAGACTACGTTCTCAGAGAAAAGGGGAAAGTGATGGACTTGGTTCACACCTATGTCCCATCTTCCAAGAGAGGCTTGGGCTTGGCCTCCCATCTCTGCGTTGCCGCCTTCAACCACGCCAAAGCCAACTCCATGTCCGTCATCCCCACCTGTTCTTACGTCTCT GACACTTTTCTCCCGAAGAACCCTTCATGGAATTCTCTCCTGTACTCCCCTGAGACGAAGTCTAGTATATAG
- the LOC112169918 gene encoding V-type proton ATPase 16 kDa proteolipid subunit gives MASSTFSGDETAPFFGFLGAAAALVFSCMGAAYGTAKSGVGVASMGVMRPELVMKSIVPVVMAGVLGIYGLIIAVIISTGINPKAKSYYLFDGYAHLSSGLACGLAGLSAGMAIGIVGDAGVRANAQQPKLFVGMILILIFAEALALYGLIVGIILSSRAGQSRAD, from the exons ATGGCTTCTTCTACTTTCAGCGGCGACGAGACCGCTCCCTTCTTCGGCTTCCTCGGCGCCGCCGCAGCTCTTGTCTTCTCCT GCATGGGCGCGGCGTACGGGACCGCCAAGAGTGGCGTGGGCGTGGCCTCCATGGGAGTGATGCGGCCGGAGCTGGTCATGAAATCGATCGTTCCGGTGGTCATGGCTGGAGTGCTTGGGATCTACGGGCTCATCATAGCTGTGATTATCAGCACCGGGATAAACCCAAAGGCCAAATCTTATTACCTGTTTGATGGATATGCTCACTTGTCCTCTGGCCTTGCTTGTGGCCTCGCTGGACTTTCCGCTGGAATGGCCATCGGGATCGTCGGTGATGCCGGTGTCCG GGCTAACGCACAGCAGCCAAAGCTCTTTGTTGGCATGATCCTTATCCTCATCTTTGCTGAAGCTCTTGCTTTATATGGTCTCATTGTTGGGATTATCCTCTCATCCCGAGCAGGGCAATCTCGCGCAGACTGA
- the LOC112172091 gene encoding BTB/POZ domain-containing protein At1g21780: MADSKVETISRLAQWRIDNFGPCSYIKSEPFKLGIWNWHFSIEKNRYLYIRLFPEQSRLSKEQPPLARFVLRISSSGNGRQPYISPVHERQLRTMDDFAWPVNSSFNGPFVIDVEFLDLKISPINGGVATPVWPTGGLMQSLSTQSTLRCLSRMLDEGIHADVTISTAEGSLKAHKAILSANSPVFQSMFNHDLKETVSSTIDIEDMSLESCTALISYLYGTIKQQDFWKHRLALLGAANKYDMSDLKDACEESLMEDINSGNVLERLQEAGLYQLPKLKKGCLLYLFGFGKIYDVRHEIDTFFKYADRELMTEMFQEVLTSWKPA; encoded by the exons ATGGCGGATTCCAAAGTAGAGACCATCTCACGATTAGCCCAATGGAGGATTGACAATTTCGGACCCTGCTCTTACATAAAGTCCGAGCCTTTCAAGCTCGGAATCTGGAATTG GCACTTTTCTATAGAGAAGAATCGGTATCTGTATATTCGTTTGTTTCCAGAACAATCGCGTTTGTCTAAGGAACAGCCTCCTCTTGCTCGCTTTGTGCTTAGAATTTCGAGCTCCGGCAATGGCCGTCAACCTTATATCTCCCCTG TTCATGAAAGACAGCTTCGCACAATGGATGACTTTGCCTGGCCTGTTAATTCCAGCTTCAATGGTCCCTTCGTCATTGATGTAGAGTTTCTTGACTTGAAGATATCCCCTATAAAT GGTGGGGTGGCTACTCCTGTATGGCCTACTGGTGGATTGATGCAGTCTTTGTCAACCCAAAGCACTCTGAGATGCCTCTCTCGAATGCTTGATGAGGGCATCCATGCTGATGTCACCATCAGCACTGCTGAAGGATCTTTAAAAGCTCACAAAGCAATTCTTTCGGCAAATTCTCCTGTGTTCCAAAGCATGTTCAATCATGACCTTAAAGAAACAGTGTCCTCAACAATTGACATAGAAGACATGTCACTGGAGTCTTGCACGGCCCTTATCAGTTATCTGTATGGAACCATTAAACAACAGGATTTCTGGAAGCACCGGTTGGCACTTCTAGGCGCGGCAAACAAATATGACATGTCAGACCTAAAAGATGCTTGTGAGGAGAGCCTTATGGAAGATATTAACTCTGGAAATGTCCTGGAGAGGCTGCAAGAGGCCGGGTTATACCAACTGCCCAAGCTGAAGAAAGGGTGTTTGCTGTACTTGTTTGGTTTTGGCAAGATATATGATGTTAGACATGAGATAGATACCTTTTTCAAGTATGCAGACAGAGAGTTGATGACCGAAATGTTTCAAGAAGTCCTTACAAGTTGGAAGCCTGCATAA